A single region of the Roseivivax sp. THAF197b genome encodes:
- a CDS encoding FAD-dependent monooxygenase: MDVQALRIAVVGGGIGGLAAAAALSARGAHVTLLEQADAIREVGAGLQVSPNGLKVIAALGLEAALGTAPRAAAVSLRDYRAGREVLRLDLARLGDGMAYRFVHRADLVSVLADAARKAGVDIRLTQKVTRVSPGAPARIETAADEVIAGDLVIGADGLHSVVRPVLNGEAPAHFTGQVAWRAVVPNVVDHPAEARVHMGPHRHVVSYPLRDGAFVNLVAVQERARWTEEGWSQTDEGRHLRAAFADFGGDTARLLAEVDRPGLWGLFRHPVAARWWGEGLALLGDAAHPTLPFLAQGANLALEDAWELTDALSRAADLPEGLASYQARRADRAARVIEAANGNAWKYHLATPGLRDAAHLALSIGGRLAPGLMLRQFDWLYRYDPTEAR; encoded by the coding sequence ATGGACGTGCAGGCTTTGCGCATCGCGGTCGTGGGCGGCGGCATTGGCGGGCTGGCCGCGGCAGCCGCGCTCTCTGCCCGGGGGGCGCATGTGACCCTCCTGGAGCAGGCCGACGCAATCCGCGAAGTGGGGGCGGGCCTGCAGGTCTCCCCGAACGGTCTGAAGGTGATCGCCGCGCTGGGGCTCGAGGCGGCGCTGGGCACAGCCCCAAGGGCCGCCGCCGTGTCCTTGCGCGACTACCGCGCCGGGCGGGAGGTGCTGCGCCTCGATCTGGCCCGGCTCGGGGACGGCATGGCCTACCGGTTCGTGCATCGCGCCGATCTGGTTTCGGTTCTGGCCGATGCCGCACGCAAGGCGGGCGTCGATATCCGCCTAACGCAGAAAGTGACCCGTGTAAGCCCCGGCGCGCCCGCACGGATCGAGACCGCCGCCGATGAAGTCATCGCGGGCGATCTCGTCATCGGCGCGGATGGTTTGCATTCCGTCGTCCGGCCCGTGCTGAACGGAGAGGCGCCTGCGCATTTCACCGGTCAGGTGGCCTGGCGGGCTGTCGTGCCCAATGTCGTGGATCACCCCGCCGAAGCGCGGGTGCATATGGGGCCGCATCGCCACGTGGTCAGCTACCCGCTGCGCGACGGTGCCTTCGTGAACCTCGTTGCCGTGCAGGAGCGCGCGCGCTGGACCGAAGAGGGCTGGTCACAGACCGATGAGGGCCGCCACCTCCGTGCCGCCTTCGCGGATTTCGGCGGCGATACGGCCCGCCTTCTGGCCGAGGTCGACCGCCCGGGCCTCTGGGGGCTCTTCCGCCATCCGGTCGCCGCGCGCTGGTGGGGGGAGGGGCTAGCGCTTCTGGGCGATGCCGCGCATCCGACGCTGCCTTTCTTGGCTCAGGGCGCCAACCTCGCACTTGAGGATGCCTGGGAATTGACCGACGCGCTGTCCCGCGCCGCCGACCTGCCCGAAGGCCTCGCCTCCTACCAGGCGCGCCGCGCGGATCGGGCGGCCCGCGTGATCGAGGCCGCGAATGGCAATGCCTGGAAATACCATCTTGCCACTCCGGGCCTGCGGGATGCGGCGCATCTTGCTCTCTCCATCGGCGGTCGCCTGGCTCCCGGCCTGATGCTACGCCAGTTCGACTGGCTCTATCGCTACGATCCGACCGAAGCGCGTTGA